GAGAGCCCAGCCGAGACAGGTGCAGTAGAGCACGCGCCACTGGTAGGGCGTGATATCTTGATACCACTTCGATTCAGCCATTGATTTGCTCAATTGCCACAAAGGACTGACAAAGACAACAAAAAAACGCCGCGGTTGTCACGGTAAGTATTTAAAATAGATGATTGACTCGATTATCGGCGACGGTTATACTCTGATCACTCAGGTTAATTTCTTAGGAGGGCGAATCCCTATGTTGCATTCCCAGCGCAATTGGCTGTCGATTCTGGCAGTCGGACTTTTTGTAATTATCGGCCTGTGGCAGATTGCTTTGGAAACCTTCGCCGATGCCCGCGCCGGCGGCGGCAGCTCCGGTGGCTTTCGCGGTTCGCGCAGCACCCAAGCGCCGAGTCGCTCGCCCAACCCCGCGGCGCAACCGCGCCGGGATCCGACGCCGCCACAGCAGGCGCAGCAACCGGCGCCAATGATGCCCCAGTCCGGTGGTTTTATGCGCGGCCTGGGCACCGCGGTGCTCGGCGGCTTCTTAGGATCGATGCTGTTCTCGGGCTTGGCCGGTGCCGGCGGTTTTGGCGGCGGGCTAGGCGGCGGGCTAGGCGGCAGCGGCTTTGGCATGATGGAGATTCTACTTTTCGGCGGCCTGGCTTTCTTTCTATATCGTAAATATAAATCGTCGCAGGCGATGGCCGCGCCAGGCGTAGGTTCCATGCAGTATCAAGACACTGGCTATCAAGCGCCGATGCCGTCGAACTATTCGAACAATCCGCCGGTGCAAGAAAATTTGCCGCTCAACGGCATCGATTACCGGTCGCTGACGATGATGGACCGAAGTTTTACGCCGGAGCAATTCAACAAAACCGCCCAGGATCTGTTTTTCAAGATTCAAGGCGCGTGGAACAAGCAAGATTTGCCGACCCTGCGCGGTTTGTGCGGCGGTGAGTTGATGAAAACTTGGGATGACGAGATCGCCCAGCTCAAAACACGCGGACAAAAAAACCGCATGGAGAACATCGCCCTGCGCGGAAGCGAGATCACCGAAGTGTGGACCGAGAACGGCGAAGACTTCATCACCGTTCGGCTGTTCGCCAATCTGCTCGATTACACCGTCGACGACA
This is a stretch of genomic DNA from Deltaproteobacteria bacterium. It encodes these proteins:
- a CDS encoding Tim44 domain-containing protein, giving the protein MLHSQRNWLSILAVGLFVIIGLWQIALETFADARAGGGSSGGFRGSRSTQAPSRSPNPAAQPRRDPTPPQQAQQPAPMMPQSGGFMRGLGTAVLGGFLGSMLFSGLAGAGGFGGGLGGGLGGSGFGMMEILLFGGLAFFLYRKYKSSQAMAAPGVGSMQYQDTGYQAPMPSNYSNNPPVQENLPLNGIDYRSLTMMDRSFTPEQFNKTAQDLFFKIQGAWNKQDLPTLRGLCGGELMKTWDDEIAQLKTRGQKNRMENIALRGSEITEVWTENGEDFITVRLFANLLDYTVDDKGAVINGSDANAVEFEEFWTFSRPVGPNSWKLTAVQQS